The DNA window AGCAAAGGGCTTTTCCAATCCGGGTGACATCGTCACCCGCTTCTCGGCCGCGCCAAACATTATGCCCATGTCTTTCGATGGAGAGCATTATCGAGCGGCCGAGTTGGCTTTGGACAAATATGGCAAGGGGCGTCACCCGGCGAGCCTGAACATGGGCGATTGTTTTTCCTACGCTGTCGCTGCAGTTTCCAAAGCGCCACTTCTGTTTAAGGGCCATGATTTTGGCCAGACGGACCTGAAACTGCATCCAGCGTCATCCATGACATGACAGATAAAAGCCAAACCATCGTCGAACGCAGGGTCTTGCAGCTCGACACGATTGCAGCGGTCTTGCCGCTCGAACGTCGCGACGAGCTGGCTGAGCTTTTGACCGATCAAGATATCGAGACGCTTCGCCATCTGGTCAATGAGGGCATGGGTGCCAACACGCTGCGGGCACTGACGTCAGACCTTGCCTATCTACAGGCTTGGTCGCTAGCGGCAACCGGAGCCTCCCTCCCCTGGCCTGCACCCGAAGCCCTCCTGCTCAAATTCGTCGCCCATCATCTATGGGATCCCGAAAAGCGCATCAGCGATCGTGATCACGGCATGCCGCAAAATGTCGATCGTCTTCTGCGGGACCAGGGGTTTCTGAAATCCATCGGTCCCCACGCGCCCGACACGGTCCGGAGGCGGCTTGCCTCGTGGTCGACGCTGACGAAATGGCGCGGCCACCAAGGCGTATTTTCCTCCCCTGCCCTTAAACAAGCGATCCGACTGGCTGTCCGCGCCACGCCGCGTCCGCGAAAACGCAAAAGCGCCAAGGCTGTGACCGGCGACGTGCTGGCGAAATTGCTCGCGACCTGCAGCACCGATAGCCTGCGCGACGTCCGTGACCGGGCAATTTTGATGGTGGCGTTTGCCTCCGGTGGTCGTCGGCGCAGCGAAATTGCTAGGCTGCGCAAAGAGCAGTTGACTGTCGAGGTGCCAATTGCGGTCGACAACGCCCCTCCCCTACTCTCGCTTTCCATTCACCTTGGCCGCACAAAAACATCCGGAAGTGAAAACGAGGACGTTGTTTATCTAACGGGGCGGCCCGTCGATGCATTGAATGCATGGATGACGGCCGCGCGCATCGATAGCGGAAGCATTTTCCGCAAGATCGATCGCTGGGGAAATCTGTCCAAACATGCGCTGGAACCGGGCGCCATCAACGCGATCCTGAAACAGCGTGTGGTTATGGCCGGCCTGGAACCGAGGGAGTTTTCGGCCCACGGGCTGCGATCCGGATATCTGACGGAAGCCGCGAACCGGGGCATTCCGCTTCCCGAAGCGATGGAGCAATCACGCCATCGTTCTGTTCAGCAGGCATCCAGCTATTACAACAATGCCACACGACGCAGCGGTCGAGCCGCACGAATGTTGTGATGGAAAGGCTCGGAACGTAGTCCATGACAATCCTGTTCAAAACGACGATCACTGAAGACAAGGCATTTGCAAAGATTGAGGAAGCGCTGAACACCGGCCGAGAATACGACGGCTATTTCAGTGTTGCCGACGATGGTGGCGAGACGCCTCTGTCGTGGGGACCCTCCATGAGCGGCGAAGAATTTCTGGCGAACGTCAGAGAAATGCTGGAAGTGACATGGAAAGCAGCCCGGTTTTGGGTTGTCTACGACCGTCGAGAGGATCGTGGTGATCCTGACGCCATCGCGATGCGCAATGCAGCGTTTCGGATCACCCGCGGATATAACGGTGTCATCGTAGCTTCGTTGAGCCTTCTGGGACGGAAAGACGCTCTACAAGATCTTGAACTGGTTTTTGTCTGTTTCAGAGAGGATTTCCAACGTCGCAACTTTAGAATTCGCTTTGAGAACAAACCCATTACACCCCATTGATGCGGAGCCAGCTTTGCACCGATTTCGTTGAAAAACTCGTTGGATTGGCTGCTCATCCTCCCGTTTCTTTGGGGTGGATCACCATGATGATCTCAGCTGTCGAGCGACAGCTGGTGCTCAGTTTCAGCTCGGTCAATTTGATCGTAATGTTTTGGCCGGATCCACAAATACCAGCACGTTAAAGCCCTCCCCTGCATCGAAGCGGTTGTCATCCAGAAGATGGTTGCCCTGCGCTTCCATAAACCACTTTGCCGTATCCGCATCGTAAAGCTCCGCAATCGTCGCCTTGATCTTCGATTTGACCTCGATCAAAGCCTCAAGCTGGTTTATGGCGGGTATAAAGAGCAATCGGGAAGAGGAAAATCTGAGTAATCCCTTGGGCCTAATCGGTAAAGCACTTGCCGAGGACTTCCGGTTCACAACCAGGACACTTACTCCAAATCGACTTATGGTCGATCTTAATGGTGAGCGTTATCGTGCCGAAGAGTTCGGCTACGCGGTGGCCTCTAGTTCATCGGCTTTGGCCGACCTTGCTGCCAATCCGGAAACGCCAGCCTTTCTGTTCGGCGACATGGGAGCGGCCACCGGTCTATTCCTGGTGGCGCTGGCGCTCGGGCCGCGCCCAGCTTTCGCATCTGCGTTTCGGCAAGTGGGCGAACCTGATCGTACACTTGTATCAACCAGTTCATACCATACCGAACGCCGTGCGGTCGCTGTTATCGAACGTTCAAGTTACGATTCTGAAGGATGCTGAAATGGCAAAGCTGTTGAGTTTCAGCGAGATTTAATCCGTTTTTCCATTTCGCGTTAGCCCACCAGATCCGGTGTAGTGAATTGCCCGACAACAATTTTATACGGCGTAAGTGGATCACGAGGAAACGGATAAATGGTTCAAACTCTAATGAAAACGAACAAATAAGGGAACTAGAGAAATGTTGTATTCCATCTACGGCGGAAAGAATCACCCTGAGTGCAAGCTCCAAGCCACAGATCACGATGCTTGTCGCAGTTCTATGTACAAGGGTGAGGTCTACAACGGCGATTTCAATGCAGACGATTTCAACAGAGACGATTTCCACTTTACGGATGTCATTGAGTCGTTCTGCGTCCCGGTCTTCAACGATAAGTTCAAACTGGCCTGCGAAGCGATTACTCACGGTGCCGTTTCTTTCCGACGAACAAACGTCATCTGGGGCAAAGAAAACCTGCTTGAATGGGTCGGCGACGAAATAAAAGGATTCTACGTCGTGCGTCCTAAGATCGTTGATATAATTGACGAGAGCAAAAGCCCTACCCAATTCTGGCCGAAGCTCAAGAAGTTCAAGCATCAGGATTACGTCATAACCGGCCTCCCAGATACTGAAATTGGCGTCTTCGTTGATTTAAAGAGGCCGCATCTATTCATTATTACAGAAGACATGAAGCGTTCGCTTGATGCTCACGGCATTCAAGCGTCTTTCGAGGAGCTTCCCGTCGTGACATGAGGTTTGAGAGAAGCTACGGTCCGCATGTTGCGAATTAGGTTGGCGTCATACTATTACCATTGTGATTAAGCGTACAGAAATGATCCCGTCAACGTGAGAAATAACAAGGCGTTATCATTCGTATCGGCATCGGGGCCCCCTGCCTATTTACACGCGGCTCTTGATGCATTAGACAGGCTGGCGCGCGACGCACTTACGCGCATTGTCATCGGACAGGATCGCGCGACGCGATTGTGGGTCTGGGCTGAACGTTCCGATCCATTGATGGCGCGCTCGATCGCAGAGACGGAGGTGATGTAGCGTGATCGCCTGCGCCGTTCGTAATCTATGGATCGCGCAGCCGACCGGGTTCTGGTGACAACCGCAATCGGGTGAAGCTTGCCGGTCGATAACCGCGATCTTAGCTTCCTGTACGCTCTCCAAGGTCCAGGCTCGTAAAGCGAGAAGCTATCGTTCAGAAAGCGTAACCTCCGCCTCTTCCAATGCCGCCGCGATCATCGGATTTAGAGGATCGAGTCGAGCTGCTTCCTTCAAATCAGCGACGCCTTTCTCGATCTCGCCGAGGCGGGCACGCGCGAGGCCCCGGTAGCCCCAGGCCAGCGCCATCTTCGGATCCAGAGCAACGGCACGATCGAAATCCTGCAGCGCAGCAGCGAAATCGCCGGTCATTACTCGGACGGCACCGCGGCTATGCCAGATCACTGCTCGTTCGGGCACGCGCTTTACCTCGCCAACGAACGGTTCCGCGAAGATGCGGACGAGGCAGTCTACGTCTGTCCCGGGAATGCCGCTTATGTCACATGCCCGTCCTGCGCGCTGACGCGCGTCAGGGTCCTCCCGTCTCGATAGACGAGTTGGAGGCCGTGCTCGCGTTCCCAGTCGCAGGCGCAGGCTAGCGCGATGTAGATCGCCGGCTCCCCATCGGAATCGTCCTTCACGACCTGCAACTCCTCGTTGGAGACGTGCTGCCAGATCTCGGCCGGGTCCGAAATCCCGTACATTGCCTTGTCGGCTTCGTCGTCAGGGCCGATTGCTTCTAGAAACTCCTTGCAGTTCGCCAGCACAGCCGGCGAGGCCGCCAGCCGGTCCTCGCGCGTTAGCGCGAGGAAGTTCGCGAGCGCCGCGTCGATCCGCTTGGCGTCGCTCGGCCCGATATCCTGCAGCAGCACAGGCAGCGCGCGGCCGTCGAAATAGGGGATCGATAAGGGGGCGGCGAACCATGTGTCGCCGTAGTCGTCGGGTCGGACCCTGCCGAGTACGATCGATGAGAAGACGCGCGGCTTTGGTCTCGGCTTCGCCGCTTCGAACCTGCCGGCGAGCTTCGCGAACGCCGCCTCGCGCTCCGCCTCAGTCTCCGAGCGCGAGAGGCTGCGCAACTCCTGCATGTTCGTCGTCACCGTGCCGGTCGCCGT is part of the Agrobacterium vaccinii genome and encodes:
- a CDS encoding type II toxin-antitoxin system VapC family toxin, coding for MIALDTSVIVAILLEEPEADVFKSILQQGKIVIGWPTLFETRTVLTAKGFSNPGDIVTRFSAAPNIMPMSFDGEHYRAAELALDKYGKGRHPASLNMGDCFSYAVAAVSKAPLLFKGHDFGQTDLKLHPASSMT
- a CDS encoding tyrosine-type recombinase/integrase; translation: MTDKSQTIVERRVLQLDTIAAVLPLERRDELAELLTDQDIETLRHLVNEGMGANTLRALTSDLAYLQAWSLAATGASLPWPAPEALLLKFVAHHLWDPEKRISDRDHGMPQNVDRLLRDQGFLKSIGPHAPDTVRRRLASWSTLTKWRGHQGVFSSPALKQAIRLAVRATPRPRKRKSAKAVTGDVLAKLLATCSTDSLRDVRDRAILMVAFASGGRRRSEIARLRKEQLTVEVPIAVDNAPPLLSLSIHLGRTKTSGSENEDVVYLTGRPVDALNAWMTAARIDSGSIFRKIDRWGNLSKHALEPGAINAILKQRVVMAGLEPREFSAHGLRSGYLTEAANRGIPLPEAMEQSRHRSVQQASSYYNNATRRSGRAARML
- a CDS encoding tetratricopeptide repeat protein; the protein is MTGDFAAALQDFDRAVALDPKMALAWGYRGLARARLGEIEKGVADLKEAARLDPLNPMIAAALEEAEVTLSER
- a CDS encoding DUF6985 domain-containing protein, whose translation is MEPQPKLNEIVFDEDRLADFLKNTPLSACDEDQRVLAAVLPCDPHAFCKPIAGKEAGHVLVVGMVGFQTFFRLPSSVTYKGLRVTTTIPVAGFEIDTATGTVTTNMQELRSLSRSETEAEREAAFAKLAGRFEAAKPRPKPRVFSSIVLGRVRPDDYGDTWFAAPLSIPYFDGRALPVLLQDIGPSDAKRIDAALANFLALTREDRLAASPAVLANCKEFLEAIGPDDEADKAMYGISDPAEIWQHVSNEELQVVKDDSDGEPAIYIALACACDWEREHGLQLVYRDGRTLTRVSAQDGHVT